From the Roseiconus lacunae genome, one window contains:
- a CDS encoding multiheme c-type cytochrome, producing MNGAVIGFSIVVGLICGGMVWWVKRSWLAAATIPVAVVGLVVIALPPTEAPVIAIADSAIADSAAESADNSNSGNSSRDNSPHENLPVTTKLAKFRPIEVSNQGYVASDACLECHPQNHASWYASYHRTMTQVVDPQLALGDFDDVTLSQNGRDFHLSVSDDVCWVDLLDPAAIPGTAESRQTVRRPIVMSTGSHHMQAYWFPIGARRTLAILPFVFLKETQEWIPRSAAFLQPNDLGVSHEIGRWNSSCSRCHSTLPQERKLPDHSWDTQVAEFGISCEACHGPGEDHIAYHKTSSENRSTGSSTVHDPIVNPENLSHVRSSQVCGQCHSVLTLKGDPDQINVVGSAFRPGEDLHQSHEIWQLHSPQMKELLENHTMRERVTATNRGTFYADGVVRVSGREFTSMEQSACFQRGQMSCLSCHQLHKSSEDPRSDESWADDQLKPNCYGNDSCISCHDQQQYSTAHTHHLPESSGSNCYNCHMPHTAYGLLKAIRNHTITSPDLQRELSVDRPNACNQCHLDKTLKWTADNLEKWYSIKPPALDAEQSEVAASILWLLKGNAASRAMAAWTMGWPDAQAVSGDDWQSVYLAQALNDPYLAVRMIARRSLQSLPGLEALNVHPLGGDAERRAAVLSIIRHWDQTSHEAKPALLIDSNNVLKTRRIDAIIEQRDETPMTLTE from the coding sequence ATGAATGGCGCAGTGATTGGTTTTAGCATCGTCGTCGGCTTGATCTGTGGCGGGATGGTCTGGTGGGTCAAGCGATCTTGGTTAGCCGCGGCAACGATCCCTGTCGCGGTGGTGGGGCTTGTCGTGATCGCGCTGCCGCCAACGGAAGCCCCGGTGATCGCTATTGCGGACTCTGCCATTGCCGATTCCGCTGCGGAAAGTGCTGACAATAGCAACTCTGGGAATTCGTCCCGCGACAATTCCCCCCACGAAAATTTGCCTGTCACGACGAAGTTGGCTAAGTTCCGTCCGATTGAAGTTTCCAACCAAGGTTACGTTGCTTCGGACGCTTGCCTTGAATGCCATCCACAAAATCACGCGAGTTGGTACGCATCGTATCACCGTACGATGACACAGGTGGTCGATCCTCAGCTGGCGCTCGGAGACTTCGATGACGTGACGTTGTCGCAGAACGGACGCGACTTTCATCTGAGTGTCTCTGATGACGTTTGTTGGGTCGATCTACTCGATCCGGCAGCGATTCCAGGGACCGCGGAGTCCCGGCAAACAGTCCGGCGGCCGATCGTGATGTCCACCGGATCGCATCACATGCAGGCCTATTGGTTTCCCATTGGCGCTCGCCGAACTCTGGCCATTCTTCCATTTGTATTTTTGAAGGAAACGCAAGAATGGATCCCCCGCTCGGCCGCATTTTTGCAGCCAAACGATTTAGGGGTATCACACGAAATCGGTCGGTGGAATTCAAGCTGTAGCCGATGCCACTCCACACTTCCGCAAGAACGCAAGCTCCCCGATCACTCCTGGGACACGCAGGTCGCCGAGTTTGGAATCAGTTGTGAAGCTTGTCATGGTCCCGGCGAGGATCACATCGCGTATCATAAAACTTCCTCTGAAAATCGTTCGACTGGATCTTCGACGGTACACGATCCGATTGTGAATCCCGAGAACCTTTCGCACGTGCGGTCGTCTCAGGTCTGTGGGCAATGCCATTCGGTTTTAACGTTGAAGGGTGATCCAGACCAAATCAATGTCGTGGGTTCGGCATTTCGGCCGGGCGAGGATTTGCATCAATCGCACGAGATATGGCAACTTCATAGTCCGCAGATGAAGGAGCTGCTTGAGAATCACACGATGCGTGAGCGAGTTACTGCTACGAATCGAGGTACTTTTTATGCAGACGGAGTGGTCCGGGTTTCGGGGCGCGAATTCACCTCAATGGAACAGTCCGCTTGCTTCCAGCGTGGTCAAATGAGCTGTCTGTCGTGCCATCAACTTCATAAGTCATCGGAGGACCCACGCAGCGACGAATCTTGGGCCGATGACCAGTTGAAACCTAATTGCTACGGCAACGATTCCTGTATCAGTTGCCACGATCAGCAGCAGTACTCGACCGCTCATACACATCACTTGCCGGAGTCATCGGGATCAAATTGCTACAATTGCCACATGCCGCACACGGCCTACGGTTTGTTGAAAGCCATTCGGAATCACACGATCACCAGCCCGGATTTACAACGTGAACTATCTGTCGATCGACCCAACGCATGCAATCAATGTCACCTAGATAAAACGTTGAAGTGGACTGCCGACAACCTTGAGAAGTGGTATTCGATCAAGCCCCCGGCATTGGATGCAGAGCAATCTGAAGTCGCAGCGTCGATTTTGTGGTTGTTGAAAGGTAACGCGGCCAGCCGGGCAATGGCGGCCTGGACGATGGGGTGGCCAGATGCCCAAGCCGTATCGGGAGATGATTGGCAATCAGTTTACTTGGCCCAAGCGTTAAACGATCCTTACCTTGCCGTTCGAATGATTGCCCGTCGATCACTGCAATCGCTACCAGGTTTGGAAGCACTGAACGTTCACCCCCTCGGAGGCGATGCCGAGCGACGTGCGGCCGTCCTGTCAATCATCCGTCACTGGGATCAAACCTCACATGAGGCTAAACCCGCCCTGCTAATTGATTCGAACAACGTTCTGAAAACACGCCGTATCGACGCGATCATCGAACAACGCGACGAGACACCAATGACTTTAACCGAGTGA
- a CDS encoding SGNH/GDSL hydrolase family protein, protein MPSSVSDPSTSPSQGSRQRVTLSRKILFSSLTIILLFGSVEILLRLAGIGSSQNVEEMEFTFPIDEYNKHTQQPLLVRDETLFWRPRSGVMDHNSHGFYGPEFEIEKKPGVFRIVCLGDSCTHFGPASYPDMLRVYLDENVPGQFEVINAGVIGYTSFQGKRLLETEVLKWAPDLVTVYYGWNDHWLARGKQDKDQDATSSALMTTLREVRLIQLIAMATGGFEAHRRTSMRVEPEDYRDNLRHINELCQTRNIDVWFFTAPHALDHGVPPYLVSTGEVKDAESTLPLHQKYNQIVRDVSEQSGARLIDLAKQMDEMNKAELFLDDHIHLSPTGRLHATAEVIKALVSVGALPNDLEQ, encoded by the coding sequence ATGCCATCGTCTGTTTCTGACCCGTCTACCTCACCGAGTCAAGGTTCACGTCAGCGCGTGACGCTCTCTCGCAAGATTTTATTTAGCAGTCTCACGATCATTCTTTTGTTCGGATCCGTCGAAATCCTGCTTCGTCTTGCCGGGATTGGCTCAAGCCAAAACGTTGAGGAAATGGAGTTTACGTTTCCGATCGACGAGTACAACAAGCACACACAACAGCCGTTACTCGTTCGTGACGAAACACTCTTTTGGCGTCCCAGGTCGGGAGTCATGGATCACAACTCGCATGGGTTTTATGGGCCCGAGTTTGAGATTGAAAAGAAGCCAGGAGTCTTTCGAATTGTTTGTCTCGGCGATTCGTGTACACACTTCGGGCCGGCTTCTTATCCAGATATGCTACGCGTCTACTTGGATGAAAATGTTCCTGGGCAATTCGAGGTGATCAATGCCGGGGTGATCGGATACACCTCGTTTCAAGGAAAGCGGCTTCTAGAGACTGAGGTGTTAAAGTGGGCACCCGATTTAGTGACGGTCTACTACGGATGGAACGACCATTGGCTTGCCCGTGGGAAACAAGACAAGGATCAAGATGCGACGTCATCGGCCCTGATGACAACGCTACGTGAAGTTCGATTGATCCAGTTGATCGCGATGGCTACCGGTGGGTTCGAAGCACATCGTCGCACATCGATGCGAGTCGAACCGGAAGACTACCGAGATAACTTGCGACACATCAATGAGCTTTGCCAAACACGTAACATTGACGTCTGGTTCTTCACGGCCCCGCATGCGTTGGATCATGGCGTTCCGCCCTACCTCGTATCGACTGGCGAAGTGAAGGATGCGGAATCAACGCTTCCCCTACATCAAAAGTACAATCAGATTGTGCGTGATGTTTCTGAGCAATCGGGCGCGAGGCTGATCGACTTGGCCAAGCAGATGGACGAGATGAACAAGGCAGAACTATTCCTCGATGACCACATCCACCTATCGCCGACCGGCCGGCTTCATGCGACAGCCGAGGTGATAAAAGCACTCGTTTCGGTCGGTGCTCTGCCGAACGACCTTGAACAGTAG
- a CDS encoding NADP-dependent isocitrate dehydrogenase, with amino-acid sequence MSDEASSIVYTFTDEAPALATFSWLPIVQAFANAAGVTVTTKDISLAGRILANFPDALNDSQTIEDALAQLGDMAKTPGANIIKLPNISASIPQLTAAIKELQDAGYSVPDFPSDPKSDEEKSIRDRYAKVLGSAVNPVLREGNSDRRVAAAVKNYAKANPHSMGDWASDSPSHVASMQSGDFYGSEKSAVIENAGELKIELVGSDGTRTQLRGPVAVEAGEVVDAAVMSVAALRDFYAKEIDNARQSGILLSLHLKATMMKVSDPILFGHAVEVYFADVLAKHAETLRQLGFNSRNGMASLDSKLDDVPEDKAEAIKADLAATYQSGPPLAMVDSDRGITNLHVPSDVIIDASMPAAIRSSGMMWGPDGKLHPTKAMIPDRSYAGVYQTVIDFCKANGAFDVTTMGSVSNVGLMAKKAEEYGSHDKTFEISGDGTVVVTDQDGQTVFEHDVKAGDIWRMCQTKDVAIRDWVRLGVERARLTGATAVFWLDSKRAHDNNLITKTQEYLKDHNTDGLDIRIMDTVDATQLSCERAKAGKDTIAVTGNVLRDYLTDLFPILELGTSAKMLSIVPLLAGGGLFETGAGGSAPKHVQQFVSEGHLRWDSLGEFLALAVSLEDLSRKTNNKRAGVLAAALDRGTEVFLQEDKSPKRKVGELDTRGSHYYMTLYWAEALASQTDDAELATAFSEVAKSLHDNEETIVDELNRVQGQAVDLGGYFQPDCEKASNAMRPSKTLNDIIAQLVK; translated from the coding sequence ATGTCTGACGAAGCCTCCAGTATTGTTTATACCTTCACCGATGAAGCGCCCGCGCTTGCGACGTTTTCTTGGCTCCCGATCGTGCAGGCCTTCGCGAATGCCGCCGGGGTTACGGTCACGACCAAAGACATCTCGCTCGCCGGGCGGATTCTGGCTAACTTCCCAGACGCTCTGAACGACTCTCAGACGATTGAAGACGCGCTGGCACAACTGGGCGATATGGCCAAGACGCCCGGCGCGAACATCATCAAGCTGCCCAATATCAGCGCATCGATTCCGCAACTGACCGCGGCCATTAAAGAATTGCAAGACGCCGGTTACTCGGTCCCGGACTTCCCCAGCGACCCGAAGTCCGACGAAGAGAAGAGCATCCGCGATCGGTACGCCAAGGTTCTCGGGAGCGCCGTCAACCCAGTCTTGCGCGAAGGTAATAGTGATCGACGAGTCGCCGCGGCAGTCAAGAATTACGCGAAAGCCAACCCACACTCAATGGGCGACTGGGCGTCCGATTCACCATCGCATGTCGCAAGCATGCAGTCGGGCGATTTCTATGGAAGCGAGAAATCAGCAGTCATCGAAAATGCCGGCGAGCTGAAAATCGAACTCGTCGGCTCAGACGGAACCCGTACGCAGTTGCGTGGACCGGTCGCCGTAGAGGCAGGTGAAGTCGTCGACGCGGCGGTCATGAGTGTGGCGGCCTTGCGCGACTTTTACGCCAAGGAAATCGACAACGCGCGACAGTCTGGAATCCTGCTTTCGTTGCACCTGAAGGCGACGATGATGAAGGTCTCCGATCCGATCTTGTTCGGTCACGCCGTCGAAGTCTACTTCGCAGACGTCTTAGCGAAACATGCCGAAACACTGCGGCAGCTCGGATTCAATTCACGCAACGGGATGGCGTCGCTCGATTCGAAACTTGATGACGTGCCGGAGGACAAGGCGGAGGCGATCAAAGCTGATCTCGCCGCCACCTACCAGTCGGGTCCACCCCTTGCGATGGTTGATTCGGACCGTGGAATCACAAATTTGCACGTCCCAAGCGATGTCATCATCGATGCTTCAATGCCGGCCGCCATCCGGTCGTCCGGCATGATGTGGGGCCCCGATGGCAAGTTGCACCCGACGAAGGCAATGATTCCGGATCGATCATACGCAGGCGTCTATCAGACGGTCATCGACTTCTGCAAAGCCAATGGCGCCTTCGACGTCACAACGATGGGAAGCGTCAGCAATGTTGGGTTGATGGCCAAGAAAGCAGAAGAGTACGGCTCGCACGACAAGACGTTCGAAATTTCCGGCGACGGAACGGTCGTGGTCACCGACCAAGACGGGCAAACTGTTTTCGAGCATGACGTAAAAGCAGGCGATATTTGGCGGATGTGCCAAACCAAGGACGTCGCTATTCGTGATTGGGTGCGGCTGGGCGTCGAACGAGCCAGACTAACTGGTGCGACCGCAGTGTTTTGGCTCGACAGTAAACGCGCCCACGATAACAACCTGATCACGAAGACACAGGAATACCTAAAGGATCACAATACTGACGGACTTGACATTCGCATCATGGACACCGTCGATGCGACCCAACTTTCGTGCGAACGAGCGAAAGCGGGCAAGGATACAATCGCCGTCACAGGCAATGTGCTTCGTGACTACCTCACCGACTTGTTTCCGATTCTGGAACTCGGTACCAGCGCTAAAATGTTGTCCATCGTTCCGTTGCTTGCCGGCGGCGGACTATTCGAAACCGGAGCGGGAGGCTCTGCCCCCAAACACGTCCAACAGTTCGTCTCGGAGGGACACCTGCGTTGGGATTCACTCGGTGAATTCCTCGCACTTGCGGTTTCACTCGAAGACCTTTCAAGAAAAACGAACAACAAACGTGCCGGCGTTCTCGCGGCAGCACTCGACCGCGGAACCGAGGTTTTTCTGCAAGAAGACAAATCCCCTAAACGAAAAGTCGGCGAGCTCGATACGCGCGGTAGTCACTATTACATGACGCTGTACTGGGCAGAGGCCTTGGCGTCTCAAACGGACGACGCAGAACTGGCCACCGCGTTCTCTGAGGTCGCCAAATCGCTCCATGACAACGAAGAGACGATCGTCGATGAATTGAATCGCGTTCAAGGGCAAGCAGTCGACCTCGGTGGCTATTTCCAACCGGACTGCGAAAAAGCTTCTAACGCGATGCGTCCTAGCAAAACGCTCAATGACATCATCGCTCAACTGGTGAAATAG
- the gpmI gene encoding 2,3-bisphosphoglycerate-independent phosphoglycerate mutase: MTEVRRKPVVLIVRDGWGQNPLPEWDKANAIVQAKTPVADALMQDYPNVLIKTSGEDVGLPAGVMGNSEVGHQNIGAGRIVDQEVMRITRAIREGRFFKNEVLLGAIEHVKSTGGKLHILGLMSDGRVHSDLDHGLAVVDLYKSSGLQSDRLIVHAITDGRDTSPTGGLNYIKKIETKLADAGVGKVATVVGRFYAMDRDLRWERVQTAYDALTKGASRTAETATDAIQSYYDNPTEPSRSGDEFIEATTIVRPGESPSLIEAGDAVVFINYRGDRTREITKAFVFDNDAWANIDGGGFDRGEKVDNLYYATMTGYETGLPVKVIFEKPPKMPNILGQYVSEQGLKQFRCAETEKYPHVTFFFNDYRDDPFEGQFQEMAQSPRDVSTYDQKPEMSAAEVTGYVLKEIESGRSELLIVNFANGDMVGHTGVLKAAVTAVETVDQCVGKIVAATLKAGGSLVITADHGNCEQMTNPETGGPHTAHTTYDVPLIVVEPNLKGKRLREGGRLADIAPTILALLGLEKPAEMTGESLVEV, translated from the coding sequence ATGACCGAAGTACGTCGAAAACCAGTCGTTTTGATCGTCCGAGATGGCTGGGGACAGAACCCGTTACCCGAGTGGGACAAAGCGAATGCCATCGTTCAAGCAAAAACGCCTGTCGCCGACGCATTGATGCAAGACTACCCAAACGTTTTGATCAAAACATCAGGTGAAGACGTCGGACTGCCTGCCGGTGTGATGGGCAATAGCGAAGTGGGACACCAAAATATCGGTGCCGGTCGGATTGTTGATCAAGAAGTGATGCGTATTACCCGTGCGATTCGCGAAGGGCGGTTCTTTAAAAACGAAGTCCTGCTCGGTGCGATCGAGCATGTCAAGTCGACCGGAGGGAAGCTCCATATCCTGGGTCTCATGAGTGACGGGCGTGTCCATAGTGACCTTGACCATGGACTGGCAGTCGTTGATCTCTATAAAAGCTCTGGCTTGCAATCAGACCGCTTGATTGTTCATGCCATCACCGATGGGCGTGATACGTCACCGACCGGCGGCCTAAACTACATCAAGAAAATTGAAACGAAGCTGGCGGACGCTGGCGTCGGAAAAGTCGCTACCGTCGTCGGGCGATTCTATGCGATGGACCGTGACCTGCGATGGGAACGCGTCCAAACCGCGTACGATGCTCTTACCAAGGGAGCGAGCCGAACGGCGGAAACAGCGACCGATGCAATCCAGTCGTACTATGACAATCCCACAGAACCGAGCCGAAGTGGCGACGAATTCATCGAGGCAACTACAATTGTCCGTCCGGGTGAGTCGCCCTCGTTGATCGAAGCCGGCGACGCGGTGGTGTTCATCAACTACCGCGGTGACCGCACTCGAGAAATCACGAAGGCGTTTGTTTTCGATAACGATGCTTGGGCAAACATCGACGGCGGTGGGTTTGATCGAGGCGAGAAGGTCGACAACCTGTACTACGCTACGATGACGGGCTACGAAACGGGATTGCCGGTCAAGGTCATCTTTGAAAAACCACCGAAGATGCCGAACATCCTCGGCCAGTACGTCAGCGAACAAGGACTCAAACAATTTCGATGTGCGGAGACGGAAAAATACCCTCACGTTACATTCTTTTTTAATGACTACCGTGATGATCCCTTTGAAGGCCAATTCCAAGAAATGGCACAGTCACCACGCGACGTTTCCACCTATGATCAAAAGCCTGAGATGTCGGCCGCCGAGGTGACCGGGTACGTGCTGAAGGAGATCGAATCCGGCCGTAGCGAGCTATTGATCGTCAACTTTGCCAATGGCGATATGGTCGGACACACCGGCGTGTTGAAGGCGGCAGTGACGGCCGTCGAAACGGTCGATCAGTGCGTCGGAAAAATCGTGGCCGCGACGTTGAAAGCCGGTGGGTCGCTCGTGATCACGGCCGACCACGGAAACTGCGAACAGATGACCAATCCGGAAACCGGCGGCCCGCACACGGCCCACACGACTTACGACGTTCCGCTGATCGTTGTCGAACCAAATCTCAAAGGAAAGCGGTTGCGTGAAGGTGGGCGTTTGGCAGACATCGCCCCGACCATCCTCGCCCTCTTGGGCCTTGAGAAACCCGCGGAAATGACGGGCGAAAGCTTGGTCGAAGTGTAG
- a CDS encoding catalase — MSDNESRCPFQTQQFGRPVDDNQHSQTAGPRGPMLMQDVHLVEKMAHFNRERIPERVVHAKGYGAFGTFTVTNDISKYCMADLFSEVGKKTEMFARFSTVGGESGSADSARDPRGFALKFYTDQGVWDLVGNNTPIFFIRDPLKFSDFIRTQKREPQSHLKPHWRRWDFWGEVPEALHQVMFLYSDRGTPKSARFMNGYGSHTFSIYNRDGVRHWVKFHLKTEQGVENFSDDEAIEMAGKAPDYSTRDLFDAIESGDYPRWKLSIQMMPESDAENYKWHPFDLTKVWPHDDYPLIEVGVMELNRNPSNYFQDVEQAAFEPGNLVDGIGISPDRMLQNRVLSYPDAHRYRLGVNYHQVPVNTPRCPYATYHRDGQMRVDGNGGGSVDYEPNKMNGPKETGHRFEPPMPVHGDGCRYDEFSCDDEDYFGQPRLFWNKVLDEEARERLCTAIANSMGDSPESIREKMLQQFAAVSDEFAKSVSNKLEEPADEPIPIA; from the coding sequence ATGTCTGACAATGAGTCGCGGTGCCCGTTCCAGACCCAGCAATTTGGTCGACCGGTCGATGACAACCAGCATTCGCAAACGGCCGGCCCACGGGGCCCCATGTTGATGCAGGATGTCCATTTGGTCGAAAAGATGGCTCACTTCAATCGCGAACGGATTCCCGAGCGCGTCGTCCATGCGAAAGGATACGGTGCGTTTGGTACGTTTACCGTGACCAACGACATCTCGAAGTACTGCATGGCAGACCTGTTCAGCGAGGTCGGCAAAAAGACGGAAATGTTCGCACGCTTTTCGACAGTCGGAGGAGAATCAGGGTCCGCGGATTCGGCGCGTGACCCGCGAGGCTTCGCGTTGAAGTTCTATACCGATCAAGGCGTTTGGGACCTTGTCGGAAATAACACGCCGATCTTCTTTATTCGTGATCCTCTAAAGTTCAGTGACTTTATTCGCACTCAAAAGCGAGAGCCTCAGAGCCATCTCAAGCCCCATTGGCGTCGCTGGGATTTTTGGGGGGAAGTTCCCGAGGCGTTACACCAAGTGATGTTTCTCTACAGCGACCGGGGGACCCCAAAAAGCGCGCGGTTCATGAATGGCTACGGATCGCACACCTTCAGTATCTATAACCGTGACGGCGTTCGGCATTGGGTTAAATTTCATCTCAAAACGGAACAAGGGGTCGAAAATTTTAGCGACGATGAAGCGATAGAGATGGCCGGCAAGGCTCCCGATTATTCCACCCGTGATTTATTTGATGCGATCGAATCGGGTGACTATCCGCGATGGAAGTTGTCAATCCAGATGATGCCGGAGTCGGATGCCGAAAATTACAAGTGGCATCCGTTCGATTTGACGAAGGTATGGCCACATGACGACTATCCATTGATCGAAGTCGGCGTGATGGAATTGAATCGAAATCCATCCAACTATTTTCAAGATGTCGAACAAGCGGCTTTCGAACCGGGCAACCTCGTCGACGGAATTGGGATCTCTCCCGACCGTATGCTACAAAACCGTGTCCTGAGTTATCCCGACGCCCACCGGTATCGGCTTGGCGTGAATTATCATCAAGTTCCCGTCAACACGCCGCGTTGTCCCTACGCGACCTATCATCGTGACGGGCAAATGCGTGTCGATGGTAACGGTGGCGGCAGTGTCGACTATGAACCTAACAAGATGAATGGTCCGAAAGAGACTGGGCATCGATTTGAACCACCAATGCCGGTTCACGGAGACGGGTGTCGCTATGACGAGTTTTCCTGCGACGACGAGGACTACTTTGGTCAACCGCGTTTGTTTTGGAACAAAGTCCTCGACGAAGAAGCCCGTGAACGACTTTGTACGGCAATCGCGAATTCGATGGGCGATAGTCCCGAAAGCATCCGCGAAAAAATGCTTCAGCAGTTCGCCGCGGTGAGTGATGAATTCGCCAAATCAGTCAGCAACAAGCTCGAAGAGCCTGCCGACGAACCAATCCCGATTGCCTAA
- a CDS encoding M13 family metallopeptidase, which produces MRSILNRVGIALLVASTVASGKPLNAQSTSGDSASDGTKSIGADQSRGAAKVSGIDLSLFSETISPGENFYLYANEKWLNETDIPADKSNYGIFTVLDDETREKVRALIEQAAAEVAEAGTPSQKVGDLYQSVLDVDARNTAGLKPIEPLLEKIRAIETQTDLARTLGELRRAGLGGPFVPYVSVDAKNSDQYTVYLTQSGLSLPDRDYYLEDEERYVELRTTLRKYIADLLKQVDHADPEAAANSIYEIESRIATLHWTKTENRDPVATYNPVTPSELDLMLGEMKWFDFAKAAQIESQSTIVVRQPTYLEGLADLFENVSIDQWKDYLTYHTIDGFASGLSESLEKRHFQFHDTAISGITEQQPMWKRGVNVTGSVLGELVGQLYVEKHFKPIAKKRMNELVENLIRAFEGRIKTRDWMGEGTKKQALEKLSKFTTKIGYPDEWKDYDALTIGDGVLADHLLASSRFEYQRDIDKLGGPIDRNEWHMTPQTINAYYNPTMNEIVFPAAILQPPFFNLAADDAVNYGGIGAVIGHELSHGFDDKGSKFDGNGNLRMWWTEEDRLEFERRAKGLVEQYNSYEPIAGRTVNGELTLGENIGDLGGLSVAYAAYKLSLDGKEAPVIDGLTGDQRFFLGWSQIWRRKYRDAEMVRRLSVDPHSPSEFRVIGIVRNMDAWYEAFGITDKDNLYLAPEERVRIW; this is translated from the coding sequence ATGCGTTCGATTCTCAATCGCGTCGGCATCGCCCTACTCGTAGCCTCGACAGTCGCATCGGGCAAGCCGCTGAACGCCCAATCGACCTCGGGCGATTCTGCCTCAGACGGAACCAAGTCGATCGGTGCGGACCAATCACGGGGGGCAGCGAAAGTGTCTGGCATCGATCTTTCTCTGTTCAGTGAGACGATCAGCCCGGGCGAAAACTTTTATCTATATGCCAACGAAAAGTGGCTGAACGAAACAGACATCCCGGCTGACAAATCGAATTACGGCATCTTCACCGTGCTCGACGACGAGACGCGAGAAAAGGTCCGTGCGCTCATCGAACAAGCAGCCGCAGAGGTTGCCGAGGCTGGAACGCCGAGCCAAAAAGTTGGCGACTTGTATCAAAGCGTTCTCGACGTGGATGCCAGAAATACGGCCGGCCTAAAGCCGATCGAGCCACTGCTCGAAAAAATTCGAGCGATTGAAACACAAACCGATCTTGCTCGAACTCTCGGTGAACTGCGTCGCGCCGGGCTGGGCGGCCCCTTCGTCCCGTACGTCTCGGTCGATGCAAAGAACAGCGACCAGTACACGGTCTATCTGACACAGTCAGGCCTTTCTCTCCCAGATCGAGACTACTACCTCGAAGACGAGGAACGCTATGTCGAGTTACGCACCACACTCAGGAAATACATCGCCGACCTACTTAAACAAGTCGATCACGCCGATCCAGAAGCAGCCGCGAATAGTATCTACGAAATTGAATCGCGGATCGCGACACTGCATTGGACCAAGACGGAAAATCGTGATCCGGTTGCAACCTACAATCCAGTGACCCCATCAGAGCTTGACCTGATGCTTGGTGAAATGAAGTGGTTCGATTTCGCCAAGGCTGCTCAAATTGAAAGCCAATCGACCATCGTCGTGCGGCAACCGACGTACTTGGAAGGACTCGCTGATTTATTTGAGAACGTATCCATCGACCAATGGAAAGATTACCTCACCTATCACACGATCGACGGATTTGCCAGCGGCCTGAGCGAATCACTGGAGAAACGCCATTTCCAATTCCATGATACGGCGATCAGCGGCATCACCGAACAACAACCGATGTGGAAACGTGGCGTCAATGTGACCGGCAGTGTCCTCGGTGAACTGGTCGGACAACTTTATGTCGAAAAGCACTTCAAGCCGATCGCTAAGAAACGAATGAACGAGTTGGTCGAAAACCTTATTCGCGCATTCGAAGGACGAATCAAAACGCGTGATTGGATGGGCGAGGGCACGAAGAAACAGGCGCTCGAAAAATTGTCGAAGTTTACCACCAAGATTGGCTATCCCGATGAGTGGAAAGACTATGACGCGTTGACGATCGGTGACGGCGTCCTGGCTGATCACTTGCTCGCTTCCTCACGGTTTGAATACCAGCGTGACATCGACAAGCTGGGCGGTCCCATCGATCGCAACGAATGGCACATGACGCCACAGACAATCAACGCTTATTACAACCCGACGATGAACGAGATCGTTTTCCCGGCGGCGATCTTGCAACCCCCATTTTTTAATCTCGCTGCCGACGACGCCGTCAATTACGGTGGAATCGGAGCAGTCATTGGCCACGAACTTAGCCACGGCTTTGACGACAAGGGCAGTAAGTTCGATGGCAATGGCAACCTGCGAATGTGGTGGACCGAAGAGGATCGGCTAGAATTCGAACGTCGGGCGAAGGGTTTGGTCGAGCAGTACAATAGCTACGAACCGATCGCCGGACGAACCGTTAACGGTGAGCTTACCCTCGGCGAAAATATCGGTGACCTCGGAGGACTGAGTGTCGCGTATGCTGCGTACAAGCTTTCACTCGACGGCAAAGAAGCCCCCGTCATCGATGGCTTGACCGGCGATCAACGCTTCTTCCTAGGTTGGTCACAGATCTGGCGGCGGAAATACCGTGATGCTGAGATGGTTCGACGTTTAAGCGTGGACCCCCACAGCCCGAGCGAGTTCCGAGTGATCGGAATCGTCCGCAATATGGATGCTTGGTATGAAGCATTCGGAATTACGGATAAGGACAATCTCTATTTGGCGCCGGAAGAACGTGTCCGGATCTGGTAG